The Saccharopolyspora gloriosae genome has a segment encoding these proteins:
- a CDS encoding TIGR03085 family metal-binding protein, with amino-acid sequence MGVANDERRELCDLFDRVGPDAPTLCGEWKTKDLAVHLVLRERRPDALVGKVVKALAERGDKVEQGLREQPWPELIATVRGGAPKWNPLAIGAVDETVNTAEFFVHHEDVRRAQPGWQPRPSEPEREEALWKSLSRVAKVFYGRSPVGVVLRRPDGTEIAAKRGPRTVRISGEPSELLLHAFGRRQVRVDIDGNEADVLAVEDLRRSF; translated from the coding sequence ATGGGTGTGGCCAATGACGAACGCCGTGAACTGTGCGACCTGTTCGACCGGGTCGGGCCGGACGCGCCGACGCTGTGCGGTGAGTGGAAGACCAAGGACCTCGCGGTGCACCTGGTGCTGCGCGAACGGCGTCCCGACGCGCTGGTGGGCAAGGTCGTCAAGGCGCTGGCAGAGCGCGGCGACAAGGTGGAGCAGGGACTGCGCGAGCAGCCGTGGCCGGAACTGATCGCCACGGTGCGCGGCGGTGCGCCGAAGTGGAATCCGCTGGCCATCGGCGCGGTGGACGAGACGGTCAACACCGCCGAGTTCTTCGTGCACCACGAGGACGTGCGGCGGGCGCAGCCGGGCTGGCAGCCGCGGCCGTCCGAGCCCGAGCGCGAAGAGGCGCTGTGGAAATCGTTGTCCCGGGTGGCGAAGGTCTTCTACGGCCGCAGCCCGGTGGGCGTGGTGCTGCGCCGCCCGGACGGCACCGAGATCGCCGCGAAGCGCGGCCCGCGCACCGTGCGCATCAGCGGTGAGCCGAGCGAACTGCTGCTGCACGCGTTCGGCCGCCGCCAGGTCCGCGTGGACATAGACGGAAACGAAGCCGACGTCCTGGCCGTTGAAGATCTACGTCGTTCTTTCTGA
- the dapA gene encoding 4-hydroxy-tetrahydrodipicolinate synthase has product MTVCPTATEGRPFGRVLTAMVTPFDADGKLDLALAQELATYLVDHVGNDGLVVNGTTGESPTTSDDEKEQLLRAVVDAVGDRATVVAGAGTNNTVHSVELARTAEKAGAHGLLVVTPYYSRPPQEGLLSHFTTVADATELPVMLYDIPPRSVVPIHTDTLKRLAEHPRIKAVKDSKHDLWAGSEVLSNSDLAYYSGEDPLNLPWLSVGAVGFVSVIGHVVGDRLRKMLDAYEAGDIATAKELHVGLMPVYRSMNFVGGVIFSKTALRLCGYETGHPRLPLPQATDEQVRVITSDLWDAGLVLVNPDAAAEVHR; this is encoded by the coding sequence ATGACCGTCTGTCCCACCGCCACTGAAGGTCGGCCGTTCGGCCGGGTCCTGACCGCCATGGTGACGCCGTTCGACGCGGACGGGAAACTCGACCTGGCGCTGGCTCAGGAGCTCGCGACCTACCTCGTCGATCACGTCGGCAACGATGGCCTGGTCGTCAACGGCACCACGGGTGAAAGCCCCACGACCAGTGATGACGAGAAAGAGCAGTTGCTGCGCGCCGTCGTCGACGCGGTAGGGGACCGCGCGACGGTGGTCGCCGGAGCGGGCACGAACAACACCGTGCACTCCGTGGAGTTGGCCCGCACCGCGGAAAAAGCAGGCGCGCACGGGCTGCTCGTGGTGACCCCGTACTACTCGCGCCCGCCGCAGGAAGGGCTGCTGTCGCACTTCACGACGGTGGCCGACGCGACCGAGCTGCCGGTGATGCTCTACGACATCCCGCCCCGCTCGGTGGTGCCCATCCACACCGACACGCTCAAGCGGCTCGCGGAACACCCGCGGATCAAGGCCGTGAAGGACTCCAAGCACGACCTGTGGGCGGGCAGCGAGGTGCTGTCCAACAGCGACTTGGCCTACTACTCCGGCGAGGATCCGCTGAACCTGCCGTGGCTGTCGGTGGGCGCGGTCGGCTTCGTCAGCGTGATCGGGCACGTCGTCGGTGATCGACTGCGCAAGATGCTCGACGCGTACGAGGCGGGCGACATCGCCACCGCCAAGGAACTGCACGTCGGGCTGATGCCGGTGTACCGGTCGATGAACTTCGTGGGCGGTGTGATCTTCTCGAAGACGGCGCTGCGGTTGTGCGGTTATGAGACCGGGCATCCCCGGCTGCCGTTGCCGCAGGCCACCGATGAGCAGGTGCGGGTCATCACCAGCGATCTGTGGGACGCCGGTCTGGTCCTGGTCAATCCCGACGCCGCAGCAGAGGTGCACCGTTGA
- a CDS encoding ribonuclease J, protein MSARATSTENHPVTPTASAPPPALAEGGLRVTALGGIGEVGRNMTVFEHEGKLLIVDCGVLFPEDDSPGVDLILPDFGAIENRLDDVEAVVLTHGHEDHIGAVPFLLRLRPDLPVIGSKFTLALLAAKCKEHRQDPVLIEVAEGQHSKHGVFDLEFFAVNHSIPDALAVAIRTPAGVVLHTGDIKLDQLPLDGRLTDLAGFSRLGDEGVDLFLVDSTNAEVPGFVTPEREIGPVLDRVIGKATQRLIVACFASHVHRVQQVLDVAEQHGRKVCFVGRSMVRNMGIANDLGILRVPPGLLVELDEALAMPEHLVLFVSTGSQGEPLSALSRMARGEHKQIRIRAGDTVVLASSLIPGNETAVFGVVNGLVRLGADVVHQGGAKVHVSGHASAGELLYLYNAVRPSNVMPVHGEWRHLRANAELARLTGVASERVVIAEDGVVVDMVDGIAKVSGRVEVGHVYVDGLSVGDVGESTLSDRLVLGEGGFISITVAVEAATGRAVSSPTISGRGFSDDPKALDDVVPLVEMELARTESEGIADTHRIAQAVRRVVGKWVADKYRRRPMIVPNVLPVGS, encoded by the coding sequence TTGAGCGCTCGCGCAACATCTACCGAAAATCACCCCGTGACGCCGACCGCGTCGGCGCCGCCGCCTGCGCTGGCCGAGGGCGGGCTGCGGGTGACCGCACTGGGCGGCATCGGCGAAGTCGGCCGCAACATGACCGTGTTCGAGCACGAGGGCAAGCTGCTCATCGTCGACTGCGGGGTGCTGTTCCCGGAGGACGACTCGCCCGGCGTTGACCTGATCCTGCCGGACTTCGGGGCGATCGAGAACCGGCTGGACGACGTCGAGGCCGTGGTGCTCACGCACGGCCACGAGGACCACATCGGCGCGGTGCCGTTCCTGTTGCGGCTGCGCCCGGACCTGCCGGTGATCGGCTCGAAGTTCACGTTGGCGCTGCTGGCCGCGAAGTGCAAGGAACACCGCCAGGACCCGGTGCTGATCGAGGTCGCCGAGGGCCAGCACAGCAAGCACGGCGTGTTCGACCTGGAGTTCTTCGCCGTCAACCACTCGATCCCGGACGCGCTGGCGGTGGCGATCCGCACGCCCGCCGGGGTGGTGCTGCACACCGGTGACATCAAGCTGGACCAGTTGCCGCTGGACGGCAGGCTCACCGACCTGGCCGGGTTCTCCCGCTTGGGCGACGAGGGCGTGGACCTGTTCCTGGTGGACTCCACGAACGCCGAGGTGCCGGGTTTCGTCACGCCGGAGCGCGAGATCGGCCCGGTGCTGGACCGGGTGATCGGCAAGGCGACGCAGCGGCTGATCGTGGCCTGCTTCGCCAGCCACGTGCACCGGGTGCAGCAGGTGCTGGACGTCGCCGAGCAGCACGGCCGCAAGGTCTGCTTCGTGGGCCGTTCGATGGTGCGCAACATGGGCATCGCGAACGACCTGGGCATCCTGCGGGTGCCGCCGGGCCTGCTGGTGGAGCTGGACGAGGCGCTGGCGATGCCGGAGCACCTGGTGCTGTTCGTGTCGACGGGTTCGCAGGGCGAGCCGCTCTCGGCGCTGTCCCGGATGGCCCGCGGTGAGCACAAGCAGATCCGGATCCGCGCCGGTGACACCGTGGTGCTGGCGAGTTCGCTGATCCCCGGCAACGAGACCGCCGTGTTCGGCGTGGTCAACGGACTGGTCCGGTTGGGCGCCGACGTGGTGCACCAGGGCGGGGCGAAGGTCCACGTCTCCGGGCACGCGTCGGCCGGTGAGCTCCTGTACCTGTACAACGCGGTGCGCCCGAGCAACGTCATGCCGGTGCACGGCGAGTGGCGGCACCTGCGCGCGAACGCCGAACTGGCCCGGTTGACCGGGGTGGCGTCGGAGCGCGTGGTGATCGCAGAGGACGGCGTGGTGGTCGACATGGTCGACGGCATCGCGAAGGTCTCCGGCCGCGTCGAGGTCGGGCACGTGTACGTGGACGGCCTGTCCGTCGGCGACGTCGGCGAGTCGACCCTGTCGGACCGGCTGGTGCTGGGCGAGGGCGGTTTCATCTCGATCACCGTGGCGGTGGAGGCGGCGACGGGCCGGGCGGTGTCCAGCCCGACGATCTCCGGCCGCGGTTTCTCCGACGACCCGAAAGCGCTGGACGACGTGGTGCCGCTGGTGGAGATGGAGCTGGCGCGCACCGAATCGGAGGGCATCGCCGACACGCACCGCATCGCGCAGGCCGTGCGCCGCGTGGTCGGCAAGTGGGTCGCGGACAAGTACCGCCGCCGCCCGATGATCGTCCCGAACGTGCTGCCGGTCGGTTCCTGA
- a CDS encoding TetR/AcrR family transcriptional regulator, whose translation MDDSDGPVLSTRHRILVAAATMIGEDAAARLSVRAVAARAGVSTGSLRYHFPTQRALRDAVLAGIYDTVASDDAIHDRSMPPRDRLVACLRQVLTPVGAGQEARAAFGKIYEGFIAPEPSEDVSAAYLGMEREGLRRTEYWLTVLVDEGVLAEGDNARRARFLTTVLNGLSLERALPAEDSLLAAEADTLYLAVDCVLRDGVSSS comes from the coding sequence ATGGACGACTCGGATGGCCCGGTGTTGAGCACCCGGCACCGGATCCTGGTGGCGGCGGCGACGATGATCGGCGAGGACGCGGCCGCGCGGTTGAGCGTGCGGGCGGTCGCCGCGCGGGCCGGGGTGAGCACGGGCTCGCTGCGGTACCACTTCCCGACCCAGCGGGCGCTGCGGGACGCGGTGCTCGCCGGCATCTACGACACGGTGGCCTCGGACGACGCGATCCACGACCGGTCGATGCCGCCACGGGATCGATTGGTCGCGTGCCTCCGGCAGGTGCTCACGCCGGTCGGGGCGGGGCAGGAGGCGCGCGCGGCTTTCGGGAAGATCTACGAGGGATTCATCGCGCCCGAGCCGAGCGAGGATGTCAGCGCGGCGTACCTCGGCATGGAGCGCGAGGGCCTGCGCCGCACCGAGTACTGGCTGACCGTCCTGGTGGACGAAGGCGTGCTCGCCGAGGGCGACAACGCGCGGCGCGCGAGATTCTTGACGACGGTCCTCAACGGACTCTCGCTCGAGCGCGCGTTGCCCGCCGAGGACTCCCTGCTGGCGGCCGAGGCGGACACCCTCTACCTGGCCGTCGACTGCGTCCTGCGGGACGGGGTTTCGTCCAGCTGA